In Bradyrhizobium sp. WD16, the genomic stretch GGGTCGAATTCGGCGAGACCCTCACGCAAGCCGTCGCCCGCGAGGTCCGCGAGGAAACCGCCCTCGCCGTCGAGGTGATCGGGCTCGCCGCCTTCCGCGAAGTGCTGCCGGACGCTGGCCGCGGCCAGAACGGTCATTACGTCATCCTGTCCTTCGCCGCCCGCTGGACCGCCGGGGAGGTCCGGCTGAACGAGGAGCTGGACGACGCCCAATGGCGGCGGCCCGGGGCATATCCCGACCTTCCGACCACCGCCGGGCTCGCCGGCGTCATCGACGCCGCGCAGGGCCTCATCGCCGCCTTGCGTCCGCCATCGTGAACAGGCATACGGGCCGCCGATGCGCTCCCTGCCCCCCTTTCGATCGCCTGCCGGCATCGTCCTCGCCGTCGTCCTCGCCGTCGGTCTCGCCGTGCCCTCGGCCGGCCGGGCCCAGCAGGCGGCCGCGCCGTTTGATGGCGACCTGCAGCGGCTCGCGGAGATCCTCGGCGCGCTGCATTATCTGCGCGGCATCTGCGGCGCCAGTGAAGGCCTGAAGTGGCGGAGCGAGATGCAGGCGCTGGTCGACGCCGAAACGCCCGGCGGCGAGCGGCGCACGCGCATGGTGGCGAGCTTCAACCGCGGCTACCACGACTTCCAGCAGACCTACCGGGCCTGCACGCCGGCCGCCAATCTCGCCATTCGCCGCTATCTCGACGAGGGCGCCAAGATCTCCCGCGATCTCACCGCCCGCTACGCCAATTGATTGAGCGCCGACTGACGCGGACCGCCTGCATCGCGTTAACCTTTCCTAAAGAACTGCCTGTTCCCCCCGCCGGCCCGTGCTAAAGCTTTGATCACGCACGACGCGCTCCGACGGGGAGCGCGAGCATCCGGACTGCCCATTCCATGAACCATCTGCCGTCGTTCACCGCTGCCCGCGACCAATTGCCGGATCACGAGCAGAAGCAGGCCGCGCTCGGTTATCTCAACGAGGCCTGGGCGGAAGCCCGCCACGACGGCATCGACGGCGACTGTCTCGCCCAGGTGAGCCTGTTCGCCGCTTTCGCCGAACTCGTCACCACCTATGGCGAAGACGCCGTCGCGACCTTCGTCGAAGGCTTGCCGGCGCGCATCCGCAACGGCGAATTCTCGGTTCGCCTCGCGCGGCAGTAACGCACGATCCCCTTCTGCTGTCATCGCCCGCGGAAGCGGCCGATCGAGTACGCCGCGCATCTCGGCGATGGCCCGCGATCGCTGCGTCACCGGCGCAACAAAGCGCGATACCCGACTTTGGAAATTACATCCTCGGCACCGTGACCGTCACGATTCCACGGCGACTGGATCGCCCGGTCAAGCGGACGAACCAGTACGCCGTGGCGGTGGTGAGGGGCAGAGCGTCCGCCGCGGTGCCCGATTGCGACGACACGGAGTACTGGATCCTCCGCGTGAAGCGGAGGACGACGGTGTGTGGTTGGGGCCGGCGTCTCGGCCGATCCATCGCTGTTGTTATCGACGCCTGACTGGCACAGCGCGCCTGCCGCGCTCTCCGCCGTCATCGCCCGCTTCAAAGCCGGGCGATGACGACGGAGAATGTGGCAAACGCGCCGCCCTTCACTCCCTGTCTCCATCGATTCCAAACTGGGCGGTGGCGACGGCCTTGTGATGGGCCTGACTGCGCCTTACCTTTTGCAGCCAGCGCCGACGCGCAAAGCCATCGCACAGGTTCCCCATGAAGTCCGCATTTCTTCCCGACCGGGGCGTGATCAAGATCAGCGGCGACGATGCCCGGCATTTCCTCGGCAATCTGGTGACCACCGATCTCGACGATATCGGCCCCGGCCGGGCGCGCTTCGCCGCGCTGCTCACGCCGCAGGGCAAGATCATCGCCGATTTTCTCGTCACCGAGGCGCCGGCCGGTCATGGCGGCGGCCTCTTGCTGGATTGTCCGCTGCCGCTCGCCGACCAGCTCACCACCAAGCTCGGCTTCTACAAGCTGCGCGCCAGGATCACCGTGGAAAACCTCTCCGGCGATCTCGGCGTCATGGCGATCTGGGACGGCCGGCCGGCGGCGATGCCCGACCTCACCTTCGAAGATCCGCGCGAGCCGGCGCTGGGCTGGCGCATGCTGGTGCCGCAGGACCTGATCGAGAAGGCGGCGAGCCTCGTCGGCGCCGAACTGGTGTCGCCATCGGCCTATGACGCCCACCGCATCGCCTGCGCCGTGCCGAAAGGCGGCGCCGATTTCAGCTATGGCGACGCGTTTCCGCACGAAGCCAACATGGACCGCCTGCACGGCGTCGATTTCGACAAGGGCTGCTATGTCGGCCAGGAAGTGGTGGCCCGGATGCAGCATCGCGGCACGACCCGCAGCCGCGTCGTCCGCGTCCTGCTCGACGGCCGCTCGGCACCGGCCCCGGGCACGGCGATCACCACGGCCGACAAGCCCGTCGGCACCATGGGCTCGTCGGCCGGGGGCGAGGGGCTCGCCATGATCCGGCTCGACCGCGCCGCCGAAGCCCTCGCCAACGGCACGTCGCTGCAGGCGGGCGAGGCGCCGATCCGCCTTGCCGCCAATGACGACCTTCCCGCCGCGGCCGGAACCGCCAGCGCATGACCGCCATCGCGCATGCCGACGGGCTGGCGCGCTGTCCCTGGCCCGGCGACGATCCGCTCTACGTCGCCTATCACGACACCGAATGGGGCGTGCCGGAATACGACGACCGCGCGCTGTTCGAAAAGCTGATCCTCGACGGTTTCCAGGCCGGGCTGTCGTGGATCACGATCCTGCGCAAACGCGACAATTTCCGCAAAGCCTTCGACGGCTTCGACCCGCAGAAGATCGCGCGCTACAACGATCGCAAGATCCAGGCCCTGATGAATGACGCCGGCATCGTCCGCAATCGCGCCAAGATCGAAGGCGCGGTGGCGAGCGCCAGGGCCTATCTGCGCATCGCCGACGAAGGTCCGGGCTTTTCGAAACTGTTGTGGGATTTCGTCGACGGCAAGCCCAAGGTCAACGCCTTCAAGACCATCAAGAGCGTGCCGGCCTCCACGGCGCTGTCGGTCGCGATCTCCAAGGAGCTCGGCGGGCACGGCTTCAAGTTCGTCGGGCCGACCATCGTCTACGCCTTCATGCAGGCCACCGGCATGGTCAACGATCACCTCGTCTCGTGCCATTGCCACGCCACCTGCGGCACGGCGATGCGGCCGAAGGCGCGCCGCGGATCGACCCGCGCGTCCTGAGCGACGTCGCGGCGGCGAACGACAGCGCGCCGCGTGCCGGGTCGCGACCGGCACCACCCGACGGAAGACGATTCTTCTCGATTGCGCGACATTCAAAGAAGATCGTGCTGCATCGAAAATGCCTCACTCGTCAGACGCTTCCGTGTAGAACATCGATCTCTGCCTTCTCCTGAAAAGAAACTGATCCTCGCATTGACCTGTTGCTGCACGCGCCGGACGATGCCGCAGCATCCCGATCGCTGATCGCGCGTCGTCAAGGCAAGGAGACCTCCCGTGTCCGTTGAATTCATCGGTTTCGTCGGCAACCACAATTCATCGGAGACGATCCCGCGCTCGGGCCCGGTGATCGATCGCGGTTATATCGAGACCATCGCCAAGGCTCACGAGCATGTCGGATTCGACCGCGTGCTGCTCGCCTTCCAGGCCACCAGCCCGGACTCGCTGCAGGTCGGCCAGCACGTGGCAAGCGTGACGCAGAAACTCGGCGTCTTCGTCGCCCAGCGCCCGGGCTTCACCGAACCGACCGTCCTGGCGCGCCAGTTCGCCACCCTCGATGCGCTCTATCCCGGGCGCTTCGCCATCAACATCATCACCGGCGGCGACCACCGCGAGCTCATCGCCGATGGCAACCGCGTCGCCGGCAAGGACGAGCGCTATGCGCGCACCGGCGAGTTTCTCGACGTCTTCCAGGCCGAACTGACCAGCGACAAGCCGTTCGACTACGACGGCAGATATTACGCCGTAAGGGGCGCCCATTCGCTGGTCCGGCCCGAGGGTCGCGCCATCGACATCTTCATCGCGGGGGCGTCCGACGCCGCGATCGAGGTGGCGGGCCGTCACGGCAGCTATTTCGCGTTGTGGGGCGAGACCCATGAACAGACCCGCGAGCTGCTCGGCAAGGTCCGCGCCGCGGTGGCGAAGAACGGCCGGCCAGAGCCGCGTTACTCGGTCTCCTTCCGCCCGATCATCGCCGACACCGAAGAGGCGGCCTGGGCCAAGGCGGACGCGCTGCTCGAACGTGCCCGCGCCCTGCAGGACAAGACCGGCTATCTGCGCGATGCCGCCGGCCCGCAGAACGAGGGTTCGCGCCGCTTGCTGGCCGCTGCCGCCAAGGGGGACCGTCATGACAAGCGGCTGTGGACCGCGCTGGCGGAGCTCACCGGCGCGCGCGGCAACTCCACCGCCTTGGTGGGCACCCCCGACCAGGTGGCCGATGCCCTGCTCGACTACTACGACCTCGGCATCCACACTTTCCTCATCCGCGGCTTCGATCCGCTGGCGGATGCCATCGCCTATGGCCGCGAGATCCTTCCGCGGGTGAAGGTGCTCGTCGCCGAGCGGCAGCGCTCGACGCGGGTCGCGGCGGCATAAAGACAGCGGCAGCGCACCGTT encodes the following:
- a CDS encoding NUDIX hydrolase — translated: MTDSLSPTLRPQLAVSAAIFRDSRLLLVRRAVEPARGFYSLPGGRVEFGETLTQAVAREVREETALAVEVIGLAAFREVLPDAGRGQNGHYVILSFAARWTAGEVRLNEELDDAQWRRPGAYPDLPTTAGLAGVIDAAQGLIAALRPPS
- a CDS encoding TIGR02301 family protein, translating into MRSLPPFRSPAGIVLAVVLAVGLAVPSAGRAQQAAAPFDGDLQRLAEILGALHYLRGICGASEGLKWRSEMQALVDAETPGGERRTRMVASFNRGYHDFQQTYRACTPAANLAIRRYLDEGAKISRDLTARYAN
- a CDS encoding folate-binding protein YgfZ, whose product is MKSAFLPDRGVIKISGDDARHFLGNLVTTDLDDIGPGRARFAALLTPQGKIIADFLVTEAPAGHGGGLLLDCPLPLADQLTTKLGFYKLRARITVENLSGDLGVMAIWDGRPAAMPDLTFEDPREPALGWRMLVPQDLIEKAASLVGAELVSPSAYDAHRIACAVPKGGADFSYGDAFPHEANMDRLHGVDFDKGCYVGQEVVARMQHRGTTRSRVVRVLLDGRSAPAPGTAITTADKPVGTMGSSAGGEGLAMIRLDRAAEALANGTSLQAGEAPIRLAANDDLPAAAGTASA
- a CDS encoding DNA-3-methyladenine glycosylase I, translating into MTAIAHADGLARCPWPGDDPLYVAYHDTEWGVPEYDDRALFEKLILDGFQAGLSWITILRKRDNFRKAFDGFDPQKIARYNDRKIQALMNDAGIVRNRAKIEGAVASARAYLRIADEGPGFSKLLWDFVDGKPKVNAFKTIKSVPASTALSVAISKELGGHGFKFVGPTIVYAFMQATGMVNDHLVSCHCHATCGTAMRPKARRGSTRAS
- a CDS encoding LLM class flavin-dependent oxidoreductase; translated protein: MSVEFIGFVGNHNSSETIPRSGPVIDRGYIETIAKAHEHVGFDRVLLAFQATSPDSLQVGQHVASVTQKLGVFVAQRPGFTEPTVLARQFATLDALYPGRFAINIITGGDHRELIADGNRVAGKDERYARTGEFLDVFQAELTSDKPFDYDGRYYAVRGAHSLVRPEGRAIDIFIAGASDAAIEVAGRHGSYFALWGETHEQTRELLGKVRAAVAKNGRPEPRYSVSFRPIIADTEEAAWAKADALLERARALQDKTGYLRDAAGPQNEGSRRLLAAAAKGDRHDKRLWTALAELTGARGNSTALVGTPDQVADALLDYYDLGIHTFLIRGFDPLADAIAYGREILPRVKVLVAERQRSTRVAAA